The following coding sequences are from one Electrophorus electricus isolate fEleEle1 chromosome 22, fEleEle1.pri, whole genome shotgun sequence window:
- the LOC118240655 gene encoding putative uncharacterized protein ENSP00000383309, producing MLEDCLDEADWDMFRHSTDDVCKFMEAVVGFIGKLVDDMISRATVKKFPNQKPWATLPYTSTQAMLPYNSTQATLPYTSTQAMLPYNSTQATLPYTSTQAMLPYNSTQATLPYTSTQAMLPYNSTQATLPYTSTQAMLPYNSTQATLPYTSTQATLPYTSTQATLPYTSTQAMLPYNSTQATLPYTSTQAMLPYNSTQATLPYTSTQAMLPYNSTQATLPYTSTQAMLPYNSTQATLPYTSTQAMLPYNSTQATLPYTSTKAMLPYNSTQATLPYTSTKAMLPYNSTQATLPYTSTQAMLPYNSTQATLPYTSTQAMLPYNSTQATLPYTSTKAMLPYNSTQATLPYTSTQAMLPYNSTQATLPYTSTQAMLPYNSTQATLPYTSTQAMLPYNSTQATLPYTSTQAMLPYNSTQATLPYTSTQAMLPYNSTQATLPYTSTQAMLPYNSTQATLPYTSTQAMLPYNSTQATLP from the exons atGCTGGAGGACTGTCTGGATGaagcagactgggacatgttccggcacagcactgatgatgtttGCAAGTTTatggaggcagtagtggggtttattgggaaactggtggacgataTGATTTCAAGAGCCACCGTCAAGAaatttcccaaccagaagccctgg gccacattGCCTTATACCTCAACACAGGCCATGCTACCTTATAActcaacacaggccacattGCCTTATACCTCAACACAGGCCATGCTACCTTATAActcaacacaggccacattGCCTTATACCTCAACACAGGCCATGCTACCTTATAActcaacacaggccacattGCCTTATACCTCAACACAGGCCATGCTACCTTATAActcaacacaggccacattGCCTTATACCTCAACACAGGCCATGCTACCTTATAActcaacacaggccacattGCCTTATACCTCAACACAGGCCACACTGCCTTATACctcaacacaggccacattGCCTTATACCTCAACACAGGCCATGCTACCTTATAActcaacacaggccacattGCCTTATACCTCAACACAGGCCATGCTACCTTATAActcaacacaggccacattGCCTTATACCTCAACACAGGCCATGCTACCTTATAActcaacacaggccacattGCCTTATACCTCAACACAGGCCATGCTACCTTATAActcaacacaggccacattGCCTTATACCTCAACACAGGCCATGCTACCTTATAActcaacacaggccacattGCCTTATACCTCAACAAAGGCCATGCTACCTTATAActcaacacaggccacattGCCTTATACCTCAACAAAGGCCATGCTACCTTATAActcaacacaggccacattGCCTTATACCTCAACACAGGCCATGCTACCTTATAActcaacacaggccacattGCCTTATACCTCAACACAGGCCATGCTACCTTATAActcaacacaggccacattGCCTTATACCTCAACAAAGGCCATGCTACCTTATAActcaacacaggccacattGCCTTATACCTCAACACAGGCCATGCTACCTTATAActcaacacaggccacattGCCTTATACCTCAACACAGGCCATGCTACCTTATAActcaacacaggccacattGCCTTATACCTCAACACAGGCCATGCTACCTTATAActcaacacaggccacattGCCTTATACCTCAACACAGGCCATGCTACCTTATAActcaacacaggccacattGCCTTATACCTCAACACAGGCCATGCTACCTTATAActcaacacaggccacattGCCTTATACCTCAACACAGGCCATGCTACCTTATAActcaacacaggccacattGCCTTATACCTCAACACAGGCCATGCTACCTTATAACTCAACACAGGCCACACTGCCTTAG